A single window of Pseudoduganella plicata DNA harbors:
- a CDS encoding FemAB family XrtA/PEP-CTERM system-associated protein encodes MSAIIESAMRRAQAPAAGPLTVRLLHDDAADRARWDAFVQACPQATFFHRAGWQRVIEAAFGHRTWFYLAEQDGEIQGVLPLAQIKSRLFGHALIALPFCVYGGVAALTDAARQELDMAAIDLAATLDVGHLEYRNVTAAHPDDAAWQGKELYVTFRKAIGAVDEENLNAIPRKQRAMVRKGIKCGLTGEVDDNVERFFTAYASSVHRLGTPVFSKKYFALLKEEFGDDCEVRVIVRDGELVAGVLSFFFRDEVLPYYGGGMPLARDVAGNDFMYWNLMQAASARGCRIFDFGRSKRGTGAFDFKKNWGFTAQPLPYEYRLVTATSIPDVNPLNPKYQLFIRLWRKLPLALANALGPHIVKDLG; translated from the coding sequence ATGAGCGCCATCATCGAGTCGGCAATGCGGCGCGCCCAGGCGCCGGCGGCTGGTCCCCTCACCGTCCGGCTGCTGCACGACGATGCCGCCGACCGCGCCCGCTGGGATGCGTTCGTGCAGGCATGCCCGCAGGCCACGTTCTTTCACCGCGCCGGCTGGCAGCGGGTGATCGAAGCGGCGTTTGGCCACCGCACCTGGTTTTACCTGGCCGAGCAGGATGGCGAGATCCAGGGCGTGCTGCCGCTGGCACAGATCAAGAGCCGGCTGTTCGGCCATGCGTTGATCGCGCTGCCGTTCTGCGTCTATGGCGGCGTGGCCGCGCTGACCGATGCGGCGCGCCAGGAGCTCGACATGGCGGCCATCGACCTGGCCGCCACCCTGGACGTGGGCCACCTGGAATACCGCAACGTCACGGCGGCCCATCCGGACGACGCGGCATGGCAGGGCAAGGAGCTGTACGTCACGTTCCGCAAGGCCATCGGCGCGGTGGACGAGGAAAACCTGAATGCCATTCCGCGCAAGCAGCGCGCCATGGTCCGCAAGGGCATCAAGTGCGGCCTGACGGGGGAAGTGGACGACAATGTGGAGCGCTTCTTCACGGCGTACGCCAGCAGCGTGCATCGCCTGGGAACGCCGGTGTTCTCCAAAAAATACTTCGCGCTGCTGAAGGAGGAGTTTGGCGACGACTGCGAAGTGCGCGTGATCGTGCGCGACGGCGAACTGGTGGCGGGGGTGCTGAGCTTTTTCTTCCGCGACGAAGTGCTGCCGTACTACGGCGGCGGCATGCCGCTGGCGCGCGACGTGGCCGGCAATGACTTCATGTACTGGAACCTGATGCAGGCCGCCAGCGCGCGCGGTTGCCGCATCTTCGATTTCGGCCGCAGCAAGCGCGGCACCGGCGCCTTCGATTTCAAGAAGAACTGGGGCTTCACGGCCCAGCCGCTGCCGTACGAATACCGGCTCGTCACGGCAACGTCGATTCCCGACGTGAATCCGCTCAACCCGAAGTACCAGTTGTTCATCCGCCTGTGGCGCAAGCTGCCGCTGGCGCTGGCCAATGCGCTCGGCCCCCATATCGTCAAGGACCTGGGGTAA
- a CDS encoding XrtA system polysaccharide deacetylase produces the protein MMNGPVPHLARQTIRNAMTIDVEDYFQVSAFAPHIDRASWPARECRVEANVERILVILEEGKALATFFTLGWIAERYPAMVRKIVAAGHELASHGYSHLRASDQSRADFTDDIVRSKALLEDIGSQRVQGYRAPSFSIGPANLWALAALHEAGYRYSSSIYPIAHDHYGMPDAPRFAFYPHGTDGLLEVPITTVRLLRRNLPAGGGGYFRLLPYALSRTLMRRVNREDGQPTIFYFHPWELDPGQPRPAGVSLKSRFRHYVNLDRMERRIRALTRDFAWDRMDRIFLGRP, from the coding sequence ATGATGAACGGACCCGTGCCGCACCTCGCCAGGCAGACGATCCGCAACGCGATGACGATCGACGTGGAGGATTATTTCCAGGTCTCGGCGTTCGCGCCGCACATCGACCGCGCCAGCTGGCCCGCGCGCGAATGCCGGGTGGAGGCGAACGTGGAACGCATCCTCGTCATCCTGGAAGAGGGCAAGGCGCTGGCCACGTTCTTCACGCTGGGCTGGATCGCCGAGCGCTATCCGGCGATGGTGCGCAAAATCGTCGCCGCCGGGCACGAGCTGGCGAGCCACGGCTACAGCCACCTGCGCGCCTCCGACCAGTCACGCGCCGACTTCACGGACGATATCGTGCGCAGCAAGGCGCTGCTGGAGGATATCGGCAGCCAGCGGGTGCAGGGCTATCGCGCGCCCAGTTTCTCCATTGGCCCGGCCAACCTGTGGGCGCTGGCGGCGCTGCACGAGGCGGGCTACCGCTACAGTTCCAGCATCTACCCGATCGCCCACGATCACTACGGCATGCCGGACGCGCCCCGCTTTGCGTTCTATCCGCACGGGACGGACGGCCTGCTGGAAGTGCCGATTACAACGGTACGGCTGCTGCGGCGCAACCTGCCGGCTGGCGGGGGCGGCTATTTTCGCCTGCTGCCGTACGCGCTCTCGCGCACGCTGATGCGGCGGGTCAACCGCGAGGACGGCCAGCCGACGATTTTCTATTTTCACCCGTGGGAGCTGGACCCGGGCCAGCCCCGTCCCGCCGGTGTGAGCCTGAAAAGCCGCTTCCGCCACTACGTCAACCTGGACCGCATGGAACGGCGCATCCGTGCGCTGACGCGCGACTTCGCGTGGGACCGGATGGACCGCATTTTCCTGGGGCGGCCATGA
- the wecB gene encoding non-hydrolyzing UDP-N-acetylglucosamine 2-epimerase, whose amino-acid sequence MSQQNDKPHRILCVVGARPNFMKMAPIMAALSSHGPALAPLLVHTGQHYDVAMNHQYFQALGIPDPDINLEVGSGSHAQQTAEVMRRFEPALDEVAPAAVLVVGDVNSTIACALVAAKKGVPVIHVEAGLRSFDRAMPEEINRVLTDQLSSLLFTTEESGRANLLREGIDERCIHFVGNVMIDTLRLNLPRAIPAARIAADAGRAGFTDNGYAVLTLHRPSNVDDAAVLQRLLETAARIGQRTPVFFPVHPRTHATIERFGLSHLLDRPGILLLPPMGYLEMLGLMKQARVVLTDSGGIQEETTALGTPCITLRHNTERPITVDEGTNTIAGSDPAIILAAYDAIMAGGGKAGRVPHYWDGRAAERIAVIVRDWLRGRE is encoded by the coding sequence ATGAGCCAGCAAAACGACAAGCCGCATCGCATCCTCTGCGTGGTCGGCGCGCGCCCCAACTTCATGAAAATGGCGCCCATCATGGCCGCGCTGTCGTCGCACGGGCCGGCGCTCGCGCCGCTACTGGTCCACACGGGCCAGCATTACGACGTGGCGATGAACCACCAGTATTTCCAGGCGCTGGGCATTCCCGACCCGGACATCAACCTGGAAGTGGGCAGCGGCAGCCACGCGCAGCAGACGGCCGAAGTGATGCGCCGGTTCGAACCGGCACTGGACGAGGTGGCACCGGCCGCCGTGCTGGTGGTCGGCGACGTCAATTCCACCATCGCCTGCGCGCTGGTGGCGGCGAAAAAAGGCGTCCCCGTGATTCATGTCGAGGCGGGCCTGCGCAGTTTTGATCGCGCCATGCCGGAAGAGATCAACCGTGTCCTGACGGACCAGTTATCCAGCCTGCTGTTCACTACCGAGGAAAGCGGCCGCGCCAACCTGCTCAGGGAAGGCATCGACGAGCGTTGCATCCACTTCGTCGGCAACGTCATGATCGATACGCTGCGCCTGAACCTGCCGCGTGCCATTCCCGCCGCGCGCATTGCTGCGGACGCGGGCCGCGCCGGCTTTACCGACAATGGCTACGCGGTGCTGACGCTGCATCGGCCGTCCAACGTGGACGATGCCGCCGTCCTGCAACGGCTGCTGGAAACGGCGGCGCGGATCGGCCAGCGCACGCCCGTGTTCTTCCCGGTCCACCCGCGCACGCATGCCACCATCGAGCGCTTCGGCCTGTCCCACCTGCTGGACCGGCCGGGCATCCTGCTGCTGCCGCCGATGGGCTACCTGGAGATGCTGGGCCTGATGAAGCAAGCGCGCGTGGTGCTGACCGATTCGGGCGGCATCCAGGAAGAGACGACGGCGCTGGGCACGCCCTGCATCACGCTGCGCCACAACACGGAGCGCCCGATCACGGTGGATGAAGGGACCAACACGATTGCCGGCAGCGACCCGGCCATCATCCTGGCCGCGTACGACGCGATCATGGCGGGCGGCGGCAAGGCCGGGCGCGTGCCGCACTACTGGGACGGCCGCGCCGCCGAACGCATCGCCGTCATCGTGCGCGACTGGCTGCGCGGGCGCGAATAA
- a CDS encoding XrtA/PEP-CTERM system-associated ATPase, which yields MYESYYGLSDKPFRLRPDPHFYFGSRGHKRAMSYLEYGLAQGEGFIVITGDVGAGKTTLVRHLLRRIESGQIVAAHLVNTHLNADDILRGVVAGFGLPYEDAASKTALLTRLENFLRSCDKQGKRALLIVDEAQNLTPRVVEELRMLSNFQTDEKSLLQTFLLGQPEFRATLHSAGMQQLRQRVIATYHLGPMDALETQAYIEHRLLTVGWKGDPAFSAGAHASIYGFTGGIPRKTNHLCDRLLLMGFLEEMHAFTEADIDTVIRDIDQEFQPSGDAAPAGVPFVGPDAEHAVFANQYPALMDERMLRLEKSMGSVLSILKKIVRAPNHAIDSESP from the coding sequence ATGTACGAAAGTTATTACGGCCTTTCCGACAAGCCCTTCCGCCTGCGCCCCGATCCGCATTTCTATTTCGGCAGCAGGGGCCACAAGCGGGCCATGTCGTATCTCGAATACGGCCTGGCGCAGGGCGAGGGTTTTATCGTCATCACGGGCGACGTGGGGGCGGGCAAGACCACGCTGGTGCGGCACCTGCTGCGCAGGATCGAATCCGGGCAGATCGTGGCGGCGCACCTCGTCAATACGCACCTGAATGCCGACGATATCCTGCGCGGTGTCGTGGCCGGGTTCGGTCTGCCGTACGAGGACGCGGCCAGCAAGACCGCCTTGCTCACCCGGCTGGAGAATTTCCTGCGCAGCTGCGATAAACAAGGCAAGCGGGCCCTGCTGATCGTTGATGAAGCGCAAAACCTGACACCCCGCGTGGTGGAAGAATTGCGGATGTTGTCGAACTTTCAGACCGACGAAAAATCGTTGTTGCAGACCTTTCTGCTGGGTCAACCCGAGTTCCGCGCCACCTTGCACAGCGCCGGCATGCAGCAGTTGCGCCAGCGTGTCATCGCCACCTACCACCTGGGTCCCATGGATGCGCTGGAAACGCAGGCCTATATCGAACATCGTCTGCTGACCGTCGGCTGGAAGGGCGATCCGGCGTTCAGCGCCGGCGCACACGCGTCGATCTACGGCTTCACGGGAGGGATACCAAGGAAAACCAACCATCTGTGCGACCGCCTGCTGCTGATGGGCTTCCTGGAAGAGATGCATGCGTTTACCGAGGCCGATATCGACACCGTCATCCGCGATATCGACCAGGAATTCCAGCCGTCCGGCGACGCGGCGCCCGCGGGTGTGCCGTTTGTCGGGCCGGACGCCGAGCACGCGGTGTTCGCCAACCAGTATCCCGCGCTGATGGACGAGCGCATGCTGCGGCTGGAAAAATCGATGGGTTCCGTCCTGTCGATCCTGAAAAAGATCGTGCGCGCCCCCAACCACGCCATCGATAGCGAATCGCCATGA
- a CDS encoding TIGR03016 family PEP-CTERM system-associated outer membrane protein, with protein MTITTARQPSVRLLVSALATLLAAPSARADWVIAPSVAVRETWTDNASLTSRKSGSQWVTELSPGLRVTNRTPRLEAALDYRVNALNYSGERPSGTDRVTQQLSAALHAKAVPDTLFVDADYHISLQPVSAFGPQTQNDYTTTNRQEVRSWRVNPVLMHQFGAFATAQASYTRDAVDGGNIGLGSSEGDALLLSLSSGARFQKVTWGLTASSQNVDTAALPQTHSRAVNANLGWSVTRQLRWTLSGGYDRYTYDALSDKTEGASWSTGLSWTPSGRTTIEGTLGRRYYGDSYSFRLTHRSRRTVWNVSYGDDVTSTRAQFLLPSTVDTAALLNQMFMANYPDPLQRALVVAAYMAATGLPPSLPNSVNYFSNRYVLQKQLNASVALRASRSTAVLSVYRTRREALTQGTADSPLLGSNNFSLNDNVSQGGGSASLNYQVSGRTQVSLSSTFMRAESLSLDLRSRSRTMSVSASHQFGRSTHGTVSARRTNGNAGLSATPYTENSVSAQLTFQL; from the coding sequence ATGACTATCACTACGGCTAGGCAGCCGTCGGTGCGCCTGTTGGTGTCGGCGCTGGCAACGCTGTTGGCCGCACCCTCGGCACGGGCCGATTGGGTCATCGCGCCCAGCGTCGCGGTGCGCGAGACCTGGACGGACAATGCCAGCCTCACCAGCCGGAAGTCCGGCTCGCAATGGGTGACGGAACTGTCGCCCGGGCTGCGCGTGACGAACCGCACACCGCGGCTGGAAGCCGCGCTGGACTACCGTGTCAATGCATTGAACTATTCCGGCGAGCGGCCCAGCGGCACCGACCGGGTGACGCAGCAGCTGAGCGCGGCCCTGCACGCGAAGGCCGTGCCCGACACATTGTTCGTCGACGCGGATTACCACATCAGCCTGCAGCCCGTGTCCGCCTTCGGCCCGCAGACGCAGAACGACTATACGACGACAAACCGGCAGGAAGTGCGCAGCTGGCGCGTCAACCCCGTCCTGATGCACCAGTTCGGCGCCTTTGCCACCGCACAGGCGAGCTACACCCGCGATGCCGTCGATGGCGGCAATATCGGCCTGGGCAGCAGCGAAGGCGACGCTTTGCTGCTCAGCCTGTCCAGCGGTGCCCGCTTCCAGAAGGTGACGTGGGGCCTGACGGCCAGCAGCCAGAACGTCGACACCGCCGCGCTGCCGCAGACGCACAGCCGGGCCGTCAATGCCAATCTCGGCTGGTCGGTGACGCGCCAGCTGCGCTGGACCCTGAGCGGCGGCTACGACCGCTACACGTACGACGCGCTCAGCGACAAGACGGAAGGCGCGAGCTGGTCCACCGGCCTGTCGTGGACGCCGTCCGGCCGTACCACCATCGAAGGCACGCTGGGGCGCCGCTACTACGGCGACAGTTATTCGTTCCGCCTGACGCACCGCAGCCGGCGCACCGTCTGGAACGTCAGTTATGGCGACGACGTGACGTCGACCCGCGCGCAGTTCCTGCTGCCCAGCACGGTCGACACGGCCGCGCTGCTGAACCAGATGTTCATGGCGAACTATCCGGACCCGCTGCAGCGCGCGCTGGTCGTGGCGGCGTACATGGCCGCGACGGGCTTGCCGCCATCGCTGCCGAACAGCGTCAATTACTTCAGCAACCGTTACGTGCTGCAAAAGCAGCTGAACGCGTCGGTGGCGCTGCGCGCTTCCCGCAGCACGGCCGTGCTGAGCGTCTACCGCACCCGCCGCGAGGCGCTCACGCAGGGCACGGCGGACAGCCCGCTGCTGGGCTCGAACAACTTCAGCCTGAACGACAACGTCAGCCAGGGCGGCGGCAGCGCATCGCTGAACTACCAGGTCAGCGGGCGCACGCAGGTGTCGCTGAGCAGCACGTTCATGCGTGCCGAGTCGCTGTCGCTGGACCTGCGCTCGCGCAGCCGGACGATGTCGGTCAGCGCCAGTCACCAGTTCGGCCGCAGTACGCACGGCACGGTGAGCGCACGCCGGACCAACGGCAACGCCGGGCTGAGCGCGACGCCGTACACGGAAAATTCCGTTTCGGCCCAACTAACCTTCCAGCTTTGA
- a CDS encoding XrtA-associated tyrosine autokinase, which produces MSIIEKAASRIAQRDPFIDAAALDEAAAIAVAERATAPTVEPTVVEPAVVAQPAHAAAPMARLVDAPHGGSDEPRARRHPAHHIELDLAGMSRRGLVTSAGGRTPMVEEFRIIKRPLIKRAFAPRKAGDNPGNLIMVTSSLPGEGKTFCAINLAMSIAMELDHTVLLVDADVARPSILRTLGVSAQRGLLDVLHAEHEMADVLLRTNVDTLSILPAGTSNANATEILASQSMRVLVQEIASRYPDRIVIFDSPPLLLTSEARVLASHMGQIAMVVESERTTQHAVLEALSQLEGCSNVNLIYNKSRELLGAETYDYHYG; this is translated from the coding sequence GTGAGCATTATCGAAAAAGCAGCCAGCCGCATTGCCCAGCGCGATCCCTTCATCGATGCGGCCGCGCTCGACGAGGCGGCGGCCATTGCGGTGGCCGAGCGTGCCACCGCACCCACTGTCGAGCCCACTGTCGTGGAGCCCGCCGTCGTGGCCCAGCCGGCCCACGCGGCCGCCCCGATGGCGAGACTGGTCGACGCCCCGCACGGCGGCAGCGACGAACCGCGTGCGCGCCGGCACCCCGCCCACCACATCGAGCTGGACCTGGCCGGCATGTCGCGCCGGGGCCTCGTCACGTCGGCCGGCGGACGCACGCCCATGGTCGAGGAGTTCCGCATCATCAAGCGCCCGCTGATCAAGCGGGCCTTTGCGCCGCGCAAGGCCGGCGACAATCCCGGCAACCTGATCATGGTGACCAGTTCACTGCCGGGTGAAGGCAAGACGTTCTGTGCGATCAACCTGGCGATGAGCATTGCCATGGAGCTGGACCACACCGTCCTGCTGGTCGATGCGGACGTGGCGCGGCCGTCGATCCTGCGCACGCTGGGCGTTTCGGCCCAGCGCGGCCTGCTGGACGTGCTGCATGCCGAGCACGAGATGGCGGACGTGCTGCTGCGCACCAACGTCGATACGCTGTCCATCCTGCCAGCAGGCACGAGCAACGCCAACGCCACGGAAATCCTGGCCAGCCAGTCGATGCGCGTGCTCGTGCAGGAGATCGCCAGCCGGTATCCCGACCGCATCGTCATCTTCGATTCGCCGCCGCTGCTGCTGACCAGCGAAGCGCGCGTGCTGGCCAGCCACATGGGCCAGATCGCCATGGTGGTGGAATCGGAACGCACGACGCAACACGCCGTCCTGGAAGCCTTGAGCCAGCTGGAAGGCTGCAGCAACGTCAACCTCATCTACAACAAGTCGCGCGAGTTGCTCGGGGCCGAGACGTATGACTATCACTACGGCTAG
- a CDS encoding XrtA system polysaccharide chain length determinant — MAELVAVLLNFLKAIGNYRWYAIGISWLVALGGWGYVHSMPDEYQATARVYVDTQSILKPLMASMTTMPNVEQQVMFMRRTLISRPNVERVMRMVDLDIKAATPREQEEMVDKLMTQIKMGGTERDDIYTISYTSSNPKTGREVVQSLLTIFVEGSFGGKKLDSEKAIQFIDEQIRMYEERLAVGENALKEFKIRNMGMLPRQGMDYAGGYAELADKLSQAKLELLEAEQARNAIRRQITGDEMAPVGGAVVAESANPELDERIAAIEKQLDTLRLQYTEQHPDIVSNVRLLGLLQARKKDEAKQMRVGDPGANFSPMLQQMNVALSVEEAKLASLQARVTEYTNRLAQMRSHSNMAPEIEAQLTQLNRDYAINKENYEKLVQRRESAKLSGDLSTATDMMSFRVVDPPTASRTPVGPNRLRLYSIVLLVALVAGLGAALLMSQVRPTFLSQRSLRDITGIPVLGAISMNWTDTQKVKRRRRLIGFGMAILSLASAYGGILALTLFRSA; from the coding sequence ATGGCTGAGCTCGTTGCGGTACTGCTTAATTTTCTCAAGGCAATTGGTAATTACCGTTGGTATGCCATCGGGATCAGCTGGCTGGTGGCGCTGGGCGGCTGGGGTTATGTCCATTCGATGCCCGACGAATACCAGGCCACGGCACGCGTCTATGTCGATACGCAAAGCATCCTGAAACCCCTGATGGCCAGCATGACGACGATGCCCAATGTGGAGCAGCAGGTCATGTTCATGCGGCGCACCCTGATCAGCCGGCCCAACGTCGAACGCGTCATGCGCATGGTGGACCTGGACATCAAGGCGGCCACGCCGCGCGAACAGGAAGAGATGGTCGACAAGCTGATGACCCAAATCAAAATGGGCGGCACCGAACGCGACGACATCTACACGATCTCCTACACCAGCTCGAACCCGAAGACGGGCCGCGAAGTGGTGCAGTCGCTGCTGACGATCTTTGTCGAGGGCAGCTTCGGTGGCAAGAAGCTCGATTCCGAGAAGGCGATCCAGTTCATCGACGAGCAGATCAGGATGTACGAGGAACGCCTGGCCGTTGGCGAGAACGCGCTGAAGGAATTCAAGATTCGCAATATGGGCATGCTGCCGCGCCAGGGCATGGACTATGCAGGCGGCTACGCCGAGCTGGCGGACAAGCTGAGCCAGGCCAAGCTGGAGCTGCTGGAAGCGGAGCAGGCCCGCAATGCCATCCGCCGCCAGATAACGGGCGACGAGATGGCGCCGGTCGGCGGCGCCGTCGTGGCCGAGTCGGCCAATCCGGAGCTGGACGAGCGCATCGCCGCGATCGAGAAGCAGCTCGACACGCTGCGCCTGCAGTACACGGAACAGCATCCGGACATCGTCTCGAACGTGCGCCTGTTGGGCCTCCTGCAGGCGCGCAAGAAGGACGAGGCAAAACAGATGCGCGTGGGCGACCCTGGCGCCAATTTCAGCCCGATGCTCCAGCAGATGAACGTGGCGCTGTCCGTCGAGGAAGCCAAGCTTGCCTCGCTGCAGGCGCGCGTGACCGAGTACACCAACCGCCTGGCGCAGATGCGCTCGCACAGCAATATGGCGCCGGAGATCGAGGCGCAGCTGACCCAGCTGAACCGCGATTACGCCATCAACAAGGAAAACTACGAGAAGCTGGTGCAGCGGCGCGAGTCGGCCAAGCTGTCGGGCGACCTGAGCACGGCCACCGACATGATGAGTTTTCGTGTCGTCGATCCGCCCACGGCTTCGCGCACGCCTGTCGGCCCCAACCGCCTGCGCCTGTATTCGATCGTTCTGCTGGTTGCGCTCGTGGCCGGGCTCGGCGCCGCTTTGCTGATGAGCCAAGTACGCCCCACCTTCCTCAGCCAGCGCAGCCTGCGCGACATCACCGGTATTCCCGTGCTGGGCGCGATCAGCATGAACTGGACGGATACCCAGAAGGTCAAGCGCCGGCGTCGGCTGATCGGTTTCGGCATGGCGATCCTGTCCCTGGCCAGCGCGTATGGCGGCATCCTGGCGCTGACCCTGTTCCGTTCGGCGTGA
- a CDS encoding S1 family peptidase has protein sequence MSALDRLLARCAMLCTVLSSAQPAQADALTDILPTVKPAVVGIGTMLPTRAPPVVFMATGFVVGDGLSVISNAHAVVPPLSSQHEALGIVTGAGSQLQFRPATIAALDREHDLVHLRLTGTPLPALRLEGEPPKEGSALAFTGFPLGIMLGMVPATHRATLAAISPSVLPAVNSRGLAARALSQLQKPGFTIFQLDGTAYPGNSGSPLFDPATGAVVGVINMTVLKGTREGAIANPSGISYAIPARHVAELLRQSPGGK, from the coding sequence ATGAGTGCTCTCGACCGTTTGCTGGCGCGCTGCGCCATGTTGTGCACCGTCCTGTCATCGGCGCAGCCGGCCCAGGCGGATGCGCTGACCGACATCCTCCCCACCGTCAAGCCCGCCGTGGTGGGTATCGGCACGATGCTGCCGACGCGGGCGCCGCCCGTCGTCTTCATGGCCACCGGCTTTGTCGTCGGCGACGGCCTCAGCGTCATCAGCAATGCCCATGCCGTGGTGCCGCCGCTGTCGTCCCAGCACGAGGCGCTGGGCATCGTGACCGGCGCCGGCAGCCAGTTGCAGTTCCGCCCCGCTACCATCGCCGCGCTCGACCGCGAACACGATCTGGTCCACCTGCGCCTGACCGGCACGCCACTGCCGGCCCTGCGGCTGGAGGGCGAGCCCCCCAAGGAAGGCAGCGCGCTGGCCTTTACCGGATTCCCGCTCGGGATCATGCTGGGCATGGTGCCGGCCACCCATCGGGCGACACTGGCGGCCATCAGTCCCAGCGTGCTGCCGGCGGTCAATTCGCGCGGCCTGGCTGCCCGCGCCCTCAGCCAGCTGCAGAAGCCGGGCTTCACGATCTTCCAGCTGGACGGCACGGCGTACCCCGGCAACAGCGGCAGTCCGCTGTTCGATCCCGCCACGGGCGCCGTCGTCGGCGTCATCAATATGACGGTGCTGAAAGGCACCCGCGAAGGCGCCATCGCCAACCCGAGCGGTATCAGCTACGCGATTCCCGCGCGGCATGTCGCGGAACTGTTACGCCAGAGCCCTGGCGGAAAATAA
- a CDS encoding XrtA/PEP-CTERM system exopolysaccharide export protein, which yields MKYALAVAIALPLLTGCSTPKPAPDPGPPPSTDYLIGAGDNVMITVWRNPEVSTSVPVRPDGKITAPLVEDLEASGKTSTQLARDIEKALSKYIQQPVVTVIVTGFVSTYGEQIRVIGQAARPQALPYRRDMSLMDVLIAVGGVTEFAAGNKATVIRKVDGKQQQFNVRLNDLIKEGDISANVPMRPGDVLVIPESFF from the coding sequence ATGAAGTACGCCCTGGCCGTGGCCATCGCGCTGCCGTTGCTGACAGGCTGTTCAACGCCGAAACCGGCGCCCGATCCGGGTCCGCCGCCTAGCACCGACTACCTGATCGGCGCCGGCGACAACGTCATGATCACCGTCTGGCGCAATCCCGAAGTGTCCACTTCCGTGCCGGTGCGCCCGGACGGCAAGATCACGGCCCCGCTGGTCGAGGATCTGGAAGCGAGCGGCAAGACCTCCACCCAGCTGGCCCGCGATATCGAAAAGGCGCTCAGCAAATATATCCAGCAGCCGGTGGTGACGGTCATCGTCACGGGCTTCGTCAGCACTTATGGCGAACAGATCCGCGTTATCGGCCAGGCGGCCCGACCGCAGGCTTTGCCATACCGCCGCGATATGTCGCTGATGGACGTGCTGATTGCCGTCGGTGGTGTAACGGAATTTGCCGCAGGGAATAAGGCAACGGTCATCCGCAAGGTCGACGGCAAGCAACAGCAATTCAATGTGCGACTGAATGACCTGATCAAGGAGGGCGATATCTCGGCGAATGTTCCGATGCGGCCAGGCGACGTTCTGGTGATCCCCGAGAGTTTCTTCTGA
- a CDS encoding HprK-related kinase A: MTQLASLSPAQLRAALAGPGLTLRTGRFATRLHTGIASVADSLHLLYADYPLLDDTAFADFHLQLTRPLTPRRWIKPQVTLLYDGRSLFRPLPLDQAFPMFEWGLNWCISSRANRYLIVHAAVVEKNGRAAILPAPPGSGKSTLCAALVGRGGWRLLSDELTLLRLDDGMLVPLPRPISLKNGSIDVIRAYVPDATLSRPVTDTTKGTVAHMKAPRASVARAADTALPGWVVFPRYEAGAPLTAQPQARADTFMELAANCFNYSLLAAEGFDALAAVVDAAPGWRLTYGVLDEALAFFDSLAGA; the protein is encoded by the coding sequence ATGACGCAGCTGGCCTCCCTCAGCCCGGCGCAGCTGCGCGCAGCGCTGGCCGGCCCGGGCCTGACTCTCCGCACGGGCCGCTTCGCCACACGCCTGCACACCGGCATCGCCAGCGTGGCCGACAGCCTCCATCTGCTGTACGCGGACTATCCTTTGCTGGACGACACCGCCTTTGCCGATTTTCATCTGCAGCTGACCCGGCCGCTGACGCCGCGCCGCTGGATCAAGCCGCAGGTGACCTTGCTGTACGACGGCCGCTCGCTGTTTCGCCCACTGCCGCTGGATCAGGCGTTTCCCATGTTCGAGTGGGGGCTGAACTGGTGTATATCGAGCCGCGCCAACCGGTACCTGATCGTGCATGCCGCCGTGGTGGAAAAAAACGGCCGGGCCGCGATCCTTCCCGCCCCGCCCGGTTCCGGCAAAAGCACGTTGTGCGCGGCGCTGGTCGGCCGCGGCGGCTGGCGCCTGCTGTCCGACGAGCTGACATTGCTCCGTCTCGACGACGGCATGCTGGTGCCGCTGCCGCGCCCCATCAGCCTGAAGAACGGCTCCATCGACGTCATCCGCGCGTACGTGCCGGACGCAACGCTGAGTCGGCCCGTCACGGACACCACCAAGGGCACGGTCGCGCACATGAAGGCGCCGCGCGCCAGCGTTGCCCGCGCGGCGGACACGGCGCTTCCCGGCTGGGTGGTCTTTCCCCGCTACGAGGCCGGCGCGCCGCTGACGGCGCAGCCGCAGGCGCGGGCCGACACGTTCATGGAACTGGCCGCCAACTGTTTCAATTACAGCCTGCTGGCCGCGGAAGGCTTCGATGCGTTGGCGGCCGTGGTCGACGCGGCACCGGGATGGCGCCTGACGTACGGCGTGCTGGACGAAGCGCTGGCGTTTTTCGACAGCCTGGCGGGCGCATGA